In Lycium barbarum isolate Lr01 chromosome 9, ASM1917538v2, whole genome shotgun sequence, the DNA window CTGAACCAACCATCCCACCtagtctatttttttttaaattttaattctgGGACCCGCCTGGGCATTTTATTTAGTAACAAAGAAAAAATCCAACAATAAAGGCTTATCCCAAAACACGGCCCAGCCCCaaaaaaaatcctaaaataaaatcctaataaattataagaaaaaaaaaagattaggaAAGTAAATCGTTGAAGGGAAAAAGCCCTATTTCCATTTGTTGTCCACTGATGCTCTAAGCTTCAACTATGGCTGCTCGTCCATCTTCTTCTTCGGTCTGCTCTTATTTCTTCTTCTAATGATGAAAATCTGTTCTGAAGAGAAGAGTATTGATTCTTACCATGTATCTAATCCTTTGTTTGATTCATTTCGCTCTGTGTAAGCTGCTTTCCCTTTACCTTTTTCCCCCCATTTGTTATATATTTGTTGTGCTGAAAGTCTTTTACTTCCTGAATCTTGCATATCTGTACATGTATGCCGTTGTTCCTGAGTTTCTGCTCCTGTTCTCTGTTCCATAATGAAGCTCTGCTGCTGTTGTTGGAGATGTTTCCAAAGGTATGCAACTTCTGGTTCCTTTTGTTTCCTCTTAAATTCACATCTATTTACAGTAGCTCTAAGGTATGAAATCTGAGATTTATCACTGTTGATAATCTTTCGTAGCTCAATCTCTAAACTCATGACTGTTTGACAATTAATTAGACCTCTATCAAGTGTAAAATTAGCTAATGCATCCGCCATCTTATTTCTTCTCGGTAGATATGTGTGTATATGCATTACTTGTCCTCTACTAGCTGTTTTATCCTTTCAATGTACTCCACTATGCTCCAAGGTGGCTTCCACTTGTCATTTAAGATCTTTTGCAAAATTAATGAGTCTGTTTGGATAATGATTTGCCTCCTCTGAGTCATTTCACACCACTTTAGTGCCTCCCATATTGCTATTGCTTCTGCTTCTATATTAGTGATGTGTCCTAATTCCTCTACTTGAGCTTGAACAATATCTCTCTCTTCATTTCTAGCACAGAAACCATATAACCCTCTGCTTGGATTGCCCCTAGATGCACCATCTGTATTACATATTATCCAGTCTCTATGGGGTGGTTTCCAGATGACCTTAGTAATCTTCACTCTAGGTTTATATCCTTCCATTAACTGTATTAGTTCATCCCATCTAATAGGAATTTTGTGAATAGAAGGATTTCTTACCTTGACCAATCTCTGGATAGTAGAATATGCTTGAAAAATGCATCCCCACACTGCTTTCCTCTCCCCATGTTTATAAGTATTCCTCCTCTTCCACAATTCCCATATACTTACAGCAGGGCATAGCTTGAAATATTGGTTTAAGCCTGCTGCTAACTGGCTCACTCCACCATTTCAGTATGATTTGCTGCAATTTTAAACCTTCAATATTAATACCtgcaaaagaagagaaaaaggacCAAGTCCTGTTAGCAGAAAAAGATTTAGAAAAAAGATACTGAGCTGTCTCCTCACTAGGATTTGAAAAGTACCAGCATAACCACCCTACCAAGTCATAACAACCCTCTCGAACTCACAGAATCGACGAAATTccaaaaaggtccgtttatccaaaagtcaactattggtcaaacattttAACTTAAGGATTCTAATTCTTTCTACATTCACTAGAAATGCCTGAATACCTCGGGAACTGGGTCGACGAGGGTAGTATTGTCAAAACACGTATAACGACCGAGCAGGTCGTTACAAGATCACACTTGATATAAAAAAGTTCTTTATCGCAGTTTATCCTCTCAAGTTGAAGAACACTCAATAATAAGATCTCACTCTTTGTATTCGAATTCGTTGTATTCAACAAGCACCAATGTGATGATTTATTTCGAAGTAGAATAGCCGCTGGTAGTTTTTCCAATTCAACCAAGATTTGATTGAATTAATTTCAAGAAACCAATCCATGTTTAACTTGAACTTGACTCATGTGTACAACCTCTTCTTCTCCTAATCCTAGGCAAACTTCATGTGCTCAAACATGGTATTGTTCCaatttcttgaattcttgttaCTTGTAGAGTTTGATTATGCCTTAATCCTAATTCTCTAAGGTTTCCTTCTATGCGCGTTGAAAAACTTCATCTTCATAGATCAAACATCTCCAATTCTTGTATGAAGGACCTGATTCTCTTAGCAATCATGCATCTGTGTTACCTG includes these proteins:
- the LOC132612004 gene encoding uncharacterized protein LOC132612004, giving the protein MEGYKPRVKITKVIWKPPHRDWIICNTDGASRGNPSRGLYGFCARNEERDIVQAQVEELGHITNIEAEAIAIWEALKWCEMTQRRQIIIQTDSLILQKILNDKWKPPWSIVEYIERIKQLVEDK